The DNA window CCAGCTGTTCGAGTGTTTCAAATAAATATCGACGATTATAAAGATTGGTTAAACTGTCTCTTATCGCCTGCTGGCGCAGGCTGTGTTTTAGCTGGACGTTGGCAATTGCAATACCAATTCTTTTAGCCACAGAGTTAATCAATGTAATTAGCTGATCTGAAAATTGTTGTTGATGAATATGCATCACCCCAACTGTTTCGCCATGCGCAATCAAAGGCACACATAATGATGATTGGTTTAGCGCTTGGTCTTGACTAAAATGCTCACAAGCAACGCCCTTGGCACCACCATTAAATAAATGCTCATGCCCTTTGCGCAGCGCCCAGCATTGATTCGGGGGAAATTCAGTATCTGCTAACCAAGGCTTCCCCCAAAACATATCTGTTACTAGGGTATTTCTGGAAGATTTATAAACGGAAATACCACCACTAGATTGGTCTAATAGATTGGGTAACAGCTGATTAATAACCTTGTTAGCATCATCCAATTCAATGCAAGCACCTAATAGCGAATCTAGCTCTTGCATCGCCTCAATTTCACTGTCTTGTTGATCTAATTTACTTTTAAGAATTTGTTGCTCACGCTCTTTCGCCCTAGCCATTCTACGCATGGCGATAACGATAATTATCGTTAAAGTAACGACTCCAAATGTCGAGATTACCAATAATGTAAGTCGCATATCCATGATTTGAGCGCTGATAGTCTCAGCAGAAAATGAAACCCGAGCAAAGAGATCAACGGGGCGGCCGTTTATCTCAATAGTCTTAAGTATTGCTACGTAAAAAAAATCGTGATGCAGGGTCTCACTATGACGTCTGGCGCTACCATGCCCAGACTGCAACGCCTGCTGTATTTCGGATCGCTCGATGTGGTTAGCCATTGAAACAACCTGATTAAAAGCGACATCTGAATCACCAATCACCCAACCATGGTCATTAATAAACGTGAACCTAGCCCCGGATGTTTTTTTTAACCGTTTAGCAATAGGGTCGATCCGCTTAGTCTTTAATTCGACATTGGCAATCGCGATAGTTTCCACCGCAAACTCCGCGAGCCATTTTAACTCTGTTTCCACCCGCTTATCGATGCCCTGGTGCAACTGATGATCGATCATTAGCAAACATAAGCCCCCTAAAAGCAGTAACATAGCGAATGAACGGAGAATGATTGTTTTAATAGAATTCATTTGAGCTCCCGACCGTCAGCGATCACGCCAAAATCAGCACAAAAAACTGACAAACTATAGAGCTAATTGTAGTCATTAAACGTCAAATATGCTGAGCGTTGTGGCGTGGCAATACAAAAATAGAGATCAGGGTGAGAAAGCTCAAATATGAAATTCCCCTAAGCTTTCATCGCAAGCAAAAAGAGCCTGCGATTATAATTTAGGCCAAGTTATGATCCGATTTTTGGCGGTATCGCATAAGTACCAACAGCATGAGCGACTGGCTCATCAAGGCCTTCGGAATAAAGCGATACCTCGCCAATCACCAGCAGTTTGCCAACTTTTATTAGTGTGCACTGAGCGATAATATCTTGGTCTGAAGCAGGCTTGCGTAAAAAATTAATATTTAAGTTGGTCGTAACGGCCATTGCAACCAAGCCAAGTTCACCCAAAATAGCGACATATAAGGCAGCGTCGGCCACTTCCATTAATACCGGCCCAGAAACCGTACCACCAGGGCGTAAATGTTGCTCGGTGATCCGTTTTCTTATTGTCGCTGACTTACCACCAACCTGTTCAACGATAATATCGGCCTGAGGAAAATCATTTTTAAAGAAATGGTTCAGTTGTGCTGTGGTGACCATGGTTACTCCAATAATAAATTAATAATTATGATGTCCGACAATTAAGATGTTAACTGCACTCTCTCGGACTGTGGCCAAAGTAGCGGCTAAATTCACGACTAAACTGGGTTGGACTGTCGTAACCGACCAGCCCCGCCGCTTGTTTTACTTTTATTCCTTGGTCGATCAGTAATTCTTTGGCCCGATTTAAGCGAATTTTTTTGACGTATTGAATCGGTGAAGAAGCTGTAACCTGCTTAAAATTACGATGAAAGGTCGAACTACTCATGTTGGCCATTGCGGCGAGCTGCTCAACGTCTAGCCGTGCTTGAAAATTACTATGCAAATGTTTTAAGACCCGCTCGATCCGTGACAAATGGGTATTATGCGACACTAATGCAAACAATGGCGCGGCTTGTGGCCCACTAAGGATATGAAAAAATATTTCTCGGATCAATCCATTGCCGATAATGTCGCACTCGATTTTAGTGCTTAAACATTGTGATAATCGGGTGATTGCACAAGAAAATTGCTCAGTGCAGCGACCAACAAACAAACCTTTAGTTTCGCCAAGACTGTCATGGCGAATAATTTTTCCATGGTCATCAAATATTCGAACCAGCTCATTCAATATGCTCATATCAAAATTAATCACCAAAGCGAGTAACGGCTTGTCAGCCTCGACAATGGTTTCACACTCAGCGGGCAGCGGCAGCGTTAATACAAGATAGTTGTCAGGGTTGTAATCATAAGCCTTGTGATCAAAATGGACTCGCTTTTGTCCTTGCACCACAATAATAATACCCTGACTATAACAAAGCGGCTCTCGCTTGGTTGATTGGCTGGTTTTATAAATGCCAACACCCGCGAGCGGGGTCGAGTTATAACCTTCACTGGTAGCAAGTAAGGCGATATTATCAACCAAGTTATTCATGATGTATTCCAAAGAGTATCTTGCTTTACATTATACTTAGCCAACAAAATCTAACCAGCCAAAAAACAACCAATGATAGCTTTGGGCATGAAATTGAGTGATTAGCCCATTCAAACAATCTGTAGTGCTGGTAATATGCATGAATAAATTACAGAGGGCATACCATGAACAATTTCGATTATTACAATCCAACCCGTATTGTGTTTGGCCAAGAGCGTTTACATGAACTAGACCAACTCATCCCAGCTAATGCAAAAGTACTGGTGATTTATGGTGGCGGCAGCGTTAAGCGCTATGGCACGTTAGACAAAGTAGTTAAGCTGTTGGGCGATCGTACCGTTGTTGAATTTGGTGGTGTTGAACCTAATCCACAGTTCGAGACGTTGATGAAAGCCGTCGCTGTTGTCCAAGCTGAAAATATTGATTTTTTATTGGCGCTCGGTGGCGGTTCAGTGATGGACGGCACCAAGTTTATCGCGTTAGCAGCCAAGGTCGATAGCGATCACAGCAGTTTGCTAAGCCATGGCTTTAAGCCAGTGCCTGCAGATAGCGCCGTAGCATTTGGTTGTGTTGCGACGCTGCCTGCTACTGGCTCAGAAATGAACAGCGGCGGTGTCATCACCCTTAACCAGCAGAAATATCCATTTAGTTCGCCGCTGGTTTTTCCTAAGTTTTCTGTGTTAGATCCTGACTTAACCCTGACCTTGCCTAAAGAGCAGATAGCCAACGGCGTAGCCGATGCATTTGTTCATGTATTTGAGCAATATTTAACTTACCCGGTCAATGCCAAAATTCAAGACAGATTTTCTGAAGGCATTTTAAAAACCCTGATTGAAGATGGCCCAGTTACCTTTAACGACAATACAGATCTCGACGCACGTAAAAACTTTATCTGGTCTGCGACCTCGGCGTTAAACGGCATCATTGGTGTTGGCGTACCTCACGATTGGTCGGCTCATATGATTGGTCATGAGTTAACAGCAAGCTTTGACATTGCTCACGGTCGTACACTCGCGATTATCTTGCCAAGCTTAATGCGTGAACGTAAAGCCCAAAAACGCGCTAAATTGTTGCAATTTGCCGAGCGGGTTTGGGACATCACGACAGGTACTGACGACGAAAAGATCGATAGTGCGATCGACAAGACCGAAGCCTTTTTTAATTCGCTTGAGATTGTTACCCAGCTATCTCATTACCAAATCGACGAAACTGGCATCGATCAGGTTGTCTCCAATATGGAAAAAATGCAGTTAACTCATCTGTCAGAAACCGGTGATTTAACCCTAGATATTGTGCGTAAAATATTGATTGCCGCGTTATAAAAAAAGATTTAGGGGTAACTGATAATTACCCCTTTTTTAACTTGAAATTGTTTTTCTTTTTCAAATCCCTAGCTTCAACCCTCATACCCTGTCGGCACCGTGGTCTGTCCATTGCTATCCAGATAGCGGTATGCATTAAGCAAATACGCCGTAAAAATGCTCATGCAGCATGCAAGGCATTCGTAATTAACCTCTAAGATTGATTGCGTCGTATTCATGCGCTATTCTTGGCTCAAATTCGCCAATTAGACCATCTCAATTAGTTATGGTCGCTTACGGCGATGCAATGAAGGTCATGATGAGTAAATCAAAAAAACTAGTTCAGCCCCAATTTGAACTCGTTGATCAACAACGCGGCGAATCGATCCGCTTTCTCGAACATGGTTTTCCTAGTCAATTAGTCCGCTGGCATTACCATGAAGAGTACGAATTACACCTGATCACAGAAAGTTCGGGCAAGGTTTTTATTGGTAACTATATTGGCAACTTCAGTCCGAACAGCTTAATTTTAGTTGGCCCCAATCTGCCCCACAATTGGATCAGTCAAATTGATAAAGGCGAGCAAATTGCAATTCGCGATCGGGTAATAAATTTTTCGCCGGACTTTATTGAACGCTGCGAAAAGTCGTTTCCTGAATTACACGCTTTAAAGCCTTTTTGGACTCGTGGTCGTTATGGCATTGAGTTTTTAGACGCTGGAGAAATATCTCAAGCAGTCGAATTGTTCGAAGAAATTGCTAATTCGACCGGCTTTAGACGCCTGACTCGATTTTGGACCTTAATCGAACTACTGGCTTCCATGACCCAATACCGGGTCCTATCGACATCGGCTTATGTGCCAGAACTAGATGACAAGGTGTTAGATCGCTTGAATAAAGCTATTATTTATATCTTTGAACACTATGATGGTCAGATTACCCTTGCCGAAACAGCAGCGCACCTTAAGATGAGTTCGAGCTATTTTTCTAAATTTTTCAAACAATCAACCGGACATGGTTTTATCGAGTTT is part of the Gammaproteobacteria bacterium genome and encodes:
- a CDS encoding diguanylate cyclase, with amino-acid sequence MNSIKTIILRSFAMLLLLGGLCLLMIDHQLHQGIDKRVETELKWLAEFAVETIAIANVELKTKRIDPIAKRLKKTSGARFTFINDHGWVIGDSDVAFNQVVSMANHIERSEIQQALQSGHGSARRHSETLHHDFFYVAILKTIEINGRPVDLFARVSFSAETISAQIMDMRLTLLVISTFGVVTLTIIIVIAMRRMARAKEREQQILKSKLDQQDSEIEAMQELDSLLGACIELDDANKVINQLLPNLLDQSSGGISVYKSSRNTLVTDMFWGKPWLADTEFPPNQCWALRKGHEHLFNGGAKGVACEHFSQDQALNQSSLCVPLIAHGETVGVMHIHQQQFSDQLITLINSVAKRIGIAIANVQLKHSLRQQAIRDSLTNLYNRRYLFETLEQLVARSLRSNSPIGIIMIDIDHFKKLNDSYGHDAGDIALKTAADFFVKGTRAGDVVCRYGGEEFCIVCPDSSIEQTVSIAQKICIGVAGLEIKINHNEKITMTLSAGVSAFVDEENMIHGVISQADQALYQAKSDGRNCVRAFKFI
- a CDS encoding PaaI family thioesterase; translation: MVTTAQLNHFFKNDFPQADIIVEQVGGKSATIRKRITEQHLRPGGTVSGPVLMEVADAALYVAILGELGLVAMAVTTNLNINFLRKPASDQDIIAQCTLIKVGKLLVIGEVSLYSEGLDEPVAHAVGTYAIPPKIGS
- a CDS encoding AraC family transcriptional regulator, which produces MNNLVDNIALLATSEGYNSTPLAGVGIYKTSQSTKREPLCYSQGIIIVVQGQKRVHFDHKAYDYNPDNYLVLTLPLPAECETIVEADKPLLALVINFDMSILNELVRIFDDHGKIIRHDSLGETKGLFVGRCTEQFSCAITRLSQCLSTKIECDIIGNGLIREIFFHILSGPQAAPLFALVSHNTHLSRIERVLKHLHSNFQARLDVEQLAAMANMSSSTFHRNFKQVTASSPIQYVKKIRLNRAKELLIDQGIKVKQAAGLVGYDSPTQFSREFSRYFGHSPRECS
- a CDS encoding iron-containing alcohol dehydrogenase, whose translation is MNNFDYYNPTRIVFGQERLHELDQLIPANAKVLVIYGGGSVKRYGTLDKVVKLLGDRTVVEFGGVEPNPQFETLMKAVAVVQAENIDFLLALGGGSVMDGTKFIALAAKVDSDHSSLLSHGFKPVPADSAVAFGCVATLPATGSEMNSGGVITLNQQKYPFSSPLVFPKFSVLDPDLTLTLPKEQIANGVADAFVHVFEQYLTYPVNAKIQDRFSEGILKTLIEDGPVTFNDNTDLDARKNFIWSATSALNGIIGVGVPHDWSAHMIGHELTASFDIAHGRTLAIILPSLMRERKAQKRAKLLQFAERVWDITTGTDDEKIDSAIDKTEAFFNSLEIVTQLSHYQIDETGIDQVVSNMEKMQLTHLSETGDLTLDIVRKILIAAL
- a CDS encoding helix-turn-helix domain-containing protein, which encodes MSKSKKLVQPQFELVDQQRGESIRFLEHGFPSQLVRWHYHEEYELHLITESSGKVFIGNYIGNFSPNSLILVGPNLPHNWISQIDKGEQIAIRDRVINFSPDFIERCEKSFPELHALKPFWTRGRYGIEFLDAGEISQAVELFEEIANSTGFRRLTRFWTLIELLASMTQYRVLSTSAYVPELDDKVLDRLNKAIIYIFEHYDGQITLAETAAHLKMSSSYFSKFFKQSTGHGFIEFVNSLKVNKACEQLAHSNEPITEICFSVGFNNIANFNRRFYDLKKMTPSEYRKTSSDSLYRD